The Clostridioides sp. ES-S-0010-02 genome window below encodes:
- a CDS encoding HAMP domain-containing histidine kinase — translation MENKNDKKRENKIKSIFKLKFSKKNISIKTRILLSILCLIIVVFMIILVSFNILLDTYIKTTANEELTKSTEIVEHMDSNFRPIKPPQDDGKLPPKALSNFMRNVQDKVRMAETQSDADAMVVDSKYNLIFPTREDDFLKNIDEMESIKKCIQNEKLDLNSDENTRISTGSKDYYISTVKITSIYGEQDKYLILFIDISKTLNLVQKINIVLIFVMCFAGILAIFTAVVLSEKIAKPIKELCGFAKKMGQGDFKRTYFDFSDKELVELSNIMNKSAEYLDKYDNEQKIFFQNASHELRTPLMSIKGYAEAIKYNVIDSKHASDIILEESDRLSDMVEDLLYISKIDNITKDYDLVECDLREVLSNCGSRQNVRAANKGIKFIYEFDEEMVLFECDEKNVSKAFMNLIENALRYAKSEIKIVCKYNQKNIVVVVEDDGIGINKDDLPHIFERFYKGVGGNHGIGLSIVKSIVNKHGGRIYAENGKKGAKFTIVFKL, via the coding sequence ATGGAAAATAAAAATGATAAAAAGAGAGAAAATAAGATTAAATCCATATTTAAATTAAAATTTTCAAAGAAAAATATAAGCATAAAAACTAGAATTTTATTGAGCATATTGTGTTTAATAATTGTAGTCTTTATGATAATATTAGTATCTTTTAATATATTGCTTGATACGTACATAAAAACGACTGCAAATGAAGAACTAACAAAATCTACAGAAATAGTAGAACATATGGATAGCAATTTTAGACCTATTAAGCCTCCTCAAGATGATGGAAAGCTTCCTCCAAAAGCATTATCTAATTTTATGAGAAATGTACAAGATAAAGTTAGGATGGCAGAAACACAATCAGATGCTGATGCTATGGTGGTTGATTCAAAGTATAACTTGATATTTCCAACAAGAGAGGATGATTTCTTAAAGAATATTGATGAGATGGAATCGATTAAAAAGTGTATCCAAAATGAAAAACTCGACTTAAACTCAGATGAAAACACACGTATATCCACTGGAAGTAAAGATTATTATATTTCGACTGTAAAAATTACTAGTATATATGGAGAACAAGATAAATATTTGATTCTTTTTATAGATATATCAAAGACTTTAAATCTAGTTCAAAAGATAAATATTGTATTGATATTTGTAATGTGTTTTGCTGGGATATTAGCAATATTTACAGCAGTAGTTTTATCTGAAAAAATTGCTAAGCCGATAAAAGAGTTATGTGGTTTTGCAAAAAAAATGGGTCAAGGAGATTTTAAAAGAACTTACTTTGACTTTTCAGATAAGGAATTAGTAGAACTTTCAAATATTATGAATAAGAGTGCTGAATATCTTGATAAGTATGATAATGAACAAAAAATATTTTTTCAAAATGCTTCTCATGAACTTAGGACTCCACTTATGTCCATTAAAGGTTATGCAGAAGCCATAAAGTATAATGTAATAGATAGCAAACATGCAAGTGATATAATACTTGAAGAAAGTGATAGGTTGAGTGATATGGTTGAAGATTTGTTATATATTTCTAAAATTGATAATATAACTAAAGATTATGACCTTGTAGAATGTGATTTAAGGGAAGTACTTTCAAACTGTGGTTCTAGACAAAATGTAAGAGCGGCAAATAAAGGTATAAAATTTATTTATGAGTTTGATGAAGAAATGGTTCTATTTGAATGTGATGAAAAAAATGTATCCAAAGCATTTATGAATCTTATAGAAAATGCTTTAAGGTATGCTAAGAGTGAAATTAAAATAGTATGTAAATATAATCAAAAAAATATAGTTGTTGTAGTTGAAGATGATGGGATTGGGATTAATAAAGACGATTTACCTCATATTTTTGAACGATTTTATAAGGGAGTTGGGGGAAATCATGGAATTGGATTATCAATAGTTAAATCTATTGTAAATAAACATGGTGGACGTATATATGCGGAAAATGGTAAAAAAGGAGCTAAGTTTACTATAGTATTTAAGTTATAA
- a CDS encoding response regulator transcription factor has product MNKLIYIADDEDNIRNLVKTFLKNEGHDVMDFKTGDELLEQFNKKECDLVILDIMMPGLSGFDVCTKLREKSTVPIIMLTARDTDIDYITGITLGSDDYFTKPFSPMSLVMRVKSIFRRIEFEKKQIYDKYGDSVDMELKFGDITINKKNKIVTNKSDNIDLTPNEYNLLTYLFENRDRAVSRDELLNKIWGYDIEVETRAADDTVKRLRKKILDTNILIETVWGFGFRLKEKNSDGK; this is encoded by the coding sequence ATGAATAAGTTAATTTATATAGCAGATGACGAAGATAATATAAGAAATTTGGTAAAGACATTCTTAAAAAATGAAGGCCATGATGTTATGGATTTTAAAACAGGTGACGAACTTTTAGAGCAATTTAATAAAAAAGAGTGTGACTTAGTAATCCTAGATATAATGATGCCTGGTTTAAGTGGTTTTGATGTATGTACGAAACTTCGTGAGAAGAGTACTGTTCCAATAATAATGCTTACTGCAAGAGATACAGATATAGATTATATTACAGGGATAACTTTGGGTAGTGATGATTATTTTACAAAGCCATTTAGCCCAATGTCTTTAGTTATGAGAGTAAAGTCGATATTTAGAAGGATAGAATTTGAAAAGAAACAAATTTATGATAAGTATGGTGATTCTGTAGATATGGAATTGAAATTTGGTGATATAACAATAAATAAAAAAAATAAAATCGTTACAAATAAAAGTGACAATATAGACTTAACACCAAATGAATACAACTTATTAACTTATTTGTTTGAAAATAGAGACAGAGCAGTTTCTAGAGATGAATTATTAAATAAAATATGGGGATATGATATAGAAGTTGAGACAAGAGCTGCTGACGATACGGTAAAGAGACTACGTAAAAAAATTTTAGATACAAATATTTTGATAGAAACTGTCTGGGGTTTTGGGTTTAGATTAAAGGAGAAAAATTCAGATGGAAAATAA